A window from Populus trichocarpa isolate Nisqually-1 chromosome 3, P.trichocarpa_v4.1, whole genome shotgun sequence encodes these proteins:
- the LOC7493220 gene encoding probable CCR4-associated factor 1 homolog 6, producing the protein MSLLPKGDSIHIREVWNDNLEEEFALIREIVDDFPYIAMDTEFPGIVLRPVGNFKNSNDYHYQTLKDNVDVLKLIQLGLTFSDDQGNLPTCGTDKYCIWQFNFREFNVNEDVFANDSIELLRQSGIDLNKNNENGIDAVRFGELLMSSGIVLNDSVYWVTFHSGYDFGYLLKLLTCQNLPDTQAGFFNLINMYFPTLYDIKHLMKFCNSLHGGLNKLAELLEVERIGICHQAGSDSLLTACTFRKLKENFFSCSLEKYAGVLYGLGVENGQITH; encoded by the coding sequence ATGTCGCTGTTGCCGAAAGGTGATTCCATTCACATTCGTGAGGTGTGGAATGACAATCTCGAAGAAGAATTCGCGCTTATCCGTGAaattgttgatgatttccctTATATTGCCATGGACACTGAGTTTCCGGGCATTGTGCTGCGTCCGGTGGGTAATTTTAAGAATAGTAATGACTATCATTACCAAACTTTGAAGGATAATGTGGACGTGTTGAAGTTGATTCAACTGGGTCTTACCTTTTCAGATGATCAAGGGAATTTACCAACTTGTGGCACTGATAAGTATTGCATTTGGCAGTTTAATTTCCGCGAGTTCAATGTGAATGAGGATGTTTTTGCAAATGACTCGATTGAGCTTTTGCGTCAGAGTGGGATTGACTTAAATAAGAACAATGAAAATGGTATTGATGCTGTGAGATTTGGTGAGCTCTTGATGTCGTCTGGGATTGTGTTGAATGATAGTGTGTACTGGGTGACTTTTCATAGTGGTTATGATTTTGGGTACTTGCTTAAGCTGTTGACATGCCAGAATTTACCAGATACACAAGCCGGGTTCTTTAATTTGATCAACATGTACTTTCCAACTCTTTATGATATCAAGCATTTGATGAAGTTTTGCAATAGCCTTCATGGAGGGTTGAACAAGCTTGCAGAGTTGTTAGAAGTGGAGAGAATTGGGATATGCCATCAAGCAGGTTCGGATAGTTTGCTTACAGCTTGTACATTcaggaaattgaaagaaaatttcttTAGCTGCTCATTGGAAAAATATGCCGGTGTGTTGTATGGTTTAGGTGTCGAGAATGGACAAATTACTCATTGa
- the LOC7493221 gene encoding 40S ribosomal protein S12 yields the protein MSGEETPAPAETPAQPLEAMDLMTALQLVLKKSLAHGGLARGLHEGAKVIEKHAAQLCVLAEDCNQPDYVKLVKALCADHGVGLLMVPSAKTLGEWAGLCKIDSEGKARKVVGCSCVVVKDYGETSEGYNVVQEHVKSH from the exons ATGTCAGG TGAAGAGACTCCCGCTCCTGCTGAGACTCCTGCTCAGCCTCTTGAGGCCATGGACTTGATGACAGCATTACAGCTTGTTCTGAAAAAGTCTCTAGCTCATGGTGGACTTGCCCGGGGCCTCCATGAAGGTGCTAAAGTGATTGAGAAGCATGCCGCCCAGCTCTGTGTATTGGCAGAGGACTGCAACCAGCCAGACTATGTCAAACTCGTTAAAGCACTCTGTGCTGATCATGGTGTAGGCTTATTGATGGTTCCCAGTGCGAAGACCCTTGGCGAGTGGGCTGGA TTATGCAAGATTGATTCTGAGGGCAAGGCCAGGAAGGTTGTTGGTTGCTCCTGCGTTGTTGTGAAG GATTATGGTGAGACAAGTGAAGGCTATAATGTTGTTCAGGAACATGTCAAGTCTCACTGA
- the LOC7493222 gene encoding sister chromatid cohesion protein PDS5 homolog D isoform X1: MPNSETELEERLKEAGNSLLNPPSSVDDLLDSLDKLERLLTNVEQAPSRSMQDALLPPMKALISSAILRHLDEDVRVAVASCMSEITRITAPDAPYNDDLMKEIFQLTVASFEKLSHESGHCYTKAVSILENVARVRSCLMMLDLELDELILDMFQYFLKFIRSNHPQIAILAMETIMTLVIDESEEISVELLTLLLVSVKKQNQSFSPIAWKLGERVITNCAAKIKPYLKEAVQSTGIPLDEYAPIVASIFQDESHTLECDYNNHSGEPLGSSPNAACRKEVFEGKDVIPKSIARNGTASIRNAGTVKKDNASKMLEPCSHTEHSKSTNAQDKAEPEVMLEMEPKAVPSKRGWKPNSLMNPEEGYDPWFSTGRKTTKLLREKLQDKGNDDLPSETPDSKKVALSLMHVKVTKPTRFTPKTVQISRSSSLTPQQDITAGSHFKRGRPKKKGNSMSEDADPSPSLLSKRESMSAQVEEKAPEFDDASLRKQSKERSDSEAKKQKRLRKNELPSKTPKKISLSSGRVVSSKKSVVLSEPEEKPVHQPVVIAVRRFNKHRTAVPTGTKKKSLDVNSDEDVGEAFRDKKIKSLDMDGSYLEETPQPKLKRKRTPRKEVFSGTPDLGEQLVGNKIKVWWPMDKRFYEGVVDSYDPIKKKHKVLYADGDEEKLNLKKQRWEFIEDGIFPVQGHEIDVPKPGTSSDILQKVNSETKSESKKKSKAVSSSKRSRAASISKTTARRFAGKSAYGAVHDEPIRVDKPADHDTSGPGSGSEDGKNTPGPGGSSKDDGENSTVKLKIHDPQRIDNNSKQAMPETVNTSDNGSPKAGTVFCSFNSEQTMPVGATLSKDESSRGGDESHGSDGPKREQQGEASSSLSPETD; the protein is encoded by the exons ATGCCTAACAGTGAGACTGAGCTTGAAGAACGGCTTAAAGAGGCTGGAAATAGTCTCTTAAACCCTCCATCATCTGTTGATGACCTTCTTGACTCCCTCGAT AAACTGGAGCGTTTGCTCACAAATGTGGAGCAAGCACCATCAAGATCAATGCAAGATGCTCTTTTACCACCAATGAAGGCATTAATCTCTAGTGCCATTTTGAGGCACTTGGACGAAGATGTAAGGGTTGCGGTTGCATCTTGCATGAGTGAGATTACAAGAATAACAGCACCAGATGCTCCTTACAATGATGACCTAATGAAG GAAATTTTTCAATTGACTGTAGcatcttttgaaaaattatccCATGAGTCTGGCCATTGTTATACAAAGGCAGTTTCAATTCTTGAGAATGTAGCGAGGGTGAGGTCATGCTTGATGATGCTGGACCTGGAGTTGGATGAACTAATTTTAGATATGTTCCAATACTTTCTGAAATTCATCAG GTCCAATCATCCACAAATTGCAATCTTGGCCATGGAAACAATTATGACCCTGGTCATTGATGAAAGTGAAGAAATCTCAGTGGAGCTTCTCACTCTCCTTTTAGTGAGTGTAAAAAAGCAAAACCAG AGTTTTTCTCCTATAGCATGGAAGCTTGGGGAAAGAGTTATCACTAATTGTGCTGCTAAAATTAAGCCCTATCTCAAGGAAGCTGTGCAGTCTACAGGCATACCTTTGGATGAATATGCTCCAATAGTTGCTTCTATATTCCAAGATGAGTCTCACACACTCGAATGTGATTATAACAATCATTCTGGGGAACCTTTG GGATCATCACCAAATGCTGCTTGTCGTAAAGAAGTTTTTGAAGGTAAGGATGTGATTCCAAAGTCAATAGCAAGGAATGGAACTGCTTCAATTAGAAATGCCGGGACTGTTAAAAAGGATAATGCTTCAAAAATGCTAGAGCCTTGCTCTCATACTGAGCATTCTAAAAGCACCAATGCACAGGACAAAGCAGAACCTGAAGTCATGTTAGAAATGGAGCCAAAGGCTGTTCCAAGTAAAAGGGGCTGGAAACCTAATTCTTTGATGAATCCAGAAGAAGGCTATGATCCTTGGTTTTCAACAGGAAGAAAAACTACCAAACTTCTCCGTGAAAAGCTTCAAGATAAGGGCAACGATGATTTACCCTCAGAAACTCCAGATTCCAAGAAGGTAGCTCTGTCATTAATGCATGTGAAAGTGACAAAACCTACAAGATTTACCCCCAAAACTGTTCAAATCTCAAGGTCTTCTTCCCTAACCCCACAACAAGACATAACTGCTGGAAGTCATTTTAAAAGAGGCCGGCcaaagaaaaagggaaacagTATGAGTGAAGATGCTGATCCAAGTCCTTCATTGTTGTCAAAGCGTGAAAGCATGAGTGCTCAGGTCGAAGAGAAAGCTCCAGAATTCGATGATGCCAGTTTGAGAAAGCAGTCTAAAGAAAGAAGTGACTCAgaagcaaagaaacaaaaacgcttaagaaaaaatgaacttccCTCAAAGACTCCTAAGAAGATATCTCTGTCTTCTGGACGTGTAGTATCTTCAAAGAAATCAGTGGTCCTCAGTGAACCAGAGGAAAAGCCTGTCCACCAGCCAGTTGTGATTGCAGTAAGGAGATTTAATAAGCACCGCACTGCAGTCCCAACAGGCACAAAAAAGAAGTCTTTGGATGTTAATTCAGACGAGGATGTTGGGGAAGCATTTAGAGATAAG AAGATAAAATCATTAGACATGGATGGAAGTTACCTGGAAGAAACCCCACAACCAAAGCTCAAGAGGAAGCGTACTCCAAGGAAGGAAGTG TTTTCTGGAACTCCTGATCTTGGTGAGCAATTGGTTGGTAACAAAATAAAGGTTTGGTGGCCAATGGATAAGAG GTTCTATGAAGGAGTTGTTGATTCCTACGACCCCATCAAAAAGAAGCACAAG GTCCTGTATGCTGATGGGGATGAAGAGAAGCTTAATCTCAAAAAGCAGCGATGGGAATTCATTGAAGATGGTATCTTTCCAGTTCAA GGGCATGAGATTGATGTTCCAAAACCTGGTACTTCATCTGATAT ACTGCAAAAAGTGAACAGTGAAACCAAGTCagagtcaaaaaaaaaatcgaaggcTGTTTCATCCTCAAAAAG GAGCAGAGCTGCCAGCATTTCCAAAACCACCGCTAGAAGATTTGCTGGCAAATCTGCATATGGTGCTGTCCATGACGAACCAATTCGTGTTGACAAACCTGCAGATCATGACACATCTGGGCCAGGTAGTGGTTCAGAAGATGGTAAAAACACACCTGGGCCAGGCGGCAGTTCAAAAGATGATGGTGAAAATTCTACTGTCAAGTTGAAGATTCACGATCCACAACGGATTGATAACAACTCCAAGCAAGCAATGCCAGAGACTGTAAATACATCTGACAATGGAAGTCCCAAAGCTGGTACCGTGTTCTGTAGCTTCAACTCTGAGCAGACCATGCCAGTTGGTGCAACCCTATCCAAGGATGAAAGTTCCAGAGGGGGTGATGAATCTCATGGCTCAGATGGACCTAAGAGGGAACAGCAGGGGGAAGCGAGCTCTTCCCTTTCACCTGAAACTGACTAG
- the LOC7493222 gene encoding sister chromatid cohesion protein PDS5 homolog D isoform X2, with protein sequence MPNSETELEERLKEAGNSLLNPPSSVDDLLDSLDKLERLLTNVEQAPSRSMQDALLPPMKALISSAILRHLDEDVRVAVASCMSEITRITAPDAPYNDDLMKEIFQLTVASFEKLSHESGHCYTKAVSILENVARVRSCLMMLDLELDELILDMFQYFLKFIRSNHPQIAILAMETIMTLVIDESEEISVELLTLLLVSVKKQNQSFSPIAWKLGERVITNCAAKIKPYLKEAVQSTGIPLDEYAPIVASIFQDESHTLECDYNNHSGEPLGSSPNAACRKEVFEGKDVIPKSIARNGTASIRNAGTVKKDNASKMLEPCSHTEHSKSTNAQDKAEPEVMLEMEPKAVPSKRGWKPNSLMNPEEGYDPWFSTGRKTTKLLREKLQDKGNDDLPSETPDSKKVALSLMHVKVTKPTRFTPKTVQISRSSSLTPQQDITAGSHFKRGRPKKKGNSMSEDADPSPSLLSKRESMSAQVEEKAPEFDDASLRKQSKERSDSEAKKQKRLRKNELPSKTPKKISLSSGRVVSSKKSVVLSEPEEKPVHQPVVIAVRRFNKHRTAVPTGTKKKSLDVNSDEDVGEAFRDKIKSLDMDGSYLEETPQPKLKRKRTPRKEVFSGTPDLGEQLVGNKIKVWWPMDKRFYEGVVDSYDPIKKKHKVLYADGDEEKLNLKKQRWEFIEDGIFPVQGHEIDVPKPGTSSDILQKVNSETKSESKKKSKAVSSSKRSRAASISKTTARRFAGKSAYGAVHDEPIRVDKPADHDTSGPGSGSEDGKNTPGPGGSSKDDGENSTVKLKIHDPQRIDNNSKQAMPETVNTSDNGSPKAGTVFCSFNSEQTMPVGATLSKDESSRGGDESHGSDGPKREQQGEASSSLSPETD encoded by the exons ATGCCTAACAGTGAGACTGAGCTTGAAGAACGGCTTAAAGAGGCTGGAAATAGTCTCTTAAACCCTCCATCATCTGTTGATGACCTTCTTGACTCCCTCGAT AAACTGGAGCGTTTGCTCACAAATGTGGAGCAAGCACCATCAAGATCAATGCAAGATGCTCTTTTACCACCAATGAAGGCATTAATCTCTAGTGCCATTTTGAGGCACTTGGACGAAGATGTAAGGGTTGCGGTTGCATCTTGCATGAGTGAGATTACAAGAATAACAGCACCAGATGCTCCTTACAATGATGACCTAATGAAG GAAATTTTTCAATTGACTGTAGcatcttttgaaaaattatccCATGAGTCTGGCCATTGTTATACAAAGGCAGTTTCAATTCTTGAGAATGTAGCGAGGGTGAGGTCATGCTTGATGATGCTGGACCTGGAGTTGGATGAACTAATTTTAGATATGTTCCAATACTTTCTGAAATTCATCAG GTCCAATCATCCACAAATTGCAATCTTGGCCATGGAAACAATTATGACCCTGGTCATTGATGAAAGTGAAGAAATCTCAGTGGAGCTTCTCACTCTCCTTTTAGTGAGTGTAAAAAAGCAAAACCAG AGTTTTTCTCCTATAGCATGGAAGCTTGGGGAAAGAGTTATCACTAATTGTGCTGCTAAAATTAAGCCCTATCTCAAGGAAGCTGTGCAGTCTACAGGCATACCTTTGGATGAATATGCTCCAATAGTTGCTTCTATATTCCAAGATGAGTCTCACACACTCGAATGTGATTATAACAATCATTCTGGGGAACCTTTG GGATCATCACCAAATGCTGCTTGTCGTAAAGAAGTTTTTGAAGGTAAGGATGTGATTCCAAAGTCAATAGCAAGGAATGGAACTGCTTCAATTAGAAATGCCGGGACTGTTAAAAAGGATAATGCTTCAAAAATGCTAGAGCCTTGCTCTCATACTGAGCATTCTAAAAGCACCAATGCACAGGACAAAGCAGAACCTGAAGTCATGTTAGAAATGGAGCCAAAGGCTGTTCCAAGTAAAAGGGGCTGGAAACCTAATTCTTTGATGAATCCAGAAGAAGGCTATGATCCTTGGTTTTCAACAGGAAGAAAAACTACCAAACTTCTCCGTGAAAAGCTTCAAGATAAGGGCAACGATGATTTACCCTCAGAAACTCCAGATTCCAAGAAGGTAGCTCTGTCATTAATGCATGTGAAAGTGACAAAACCTACAAGATTTACCCCCAAAACTGTTCAAATCTCAAGGTCTTCTTCCCTAACCCCACAACAAGACATAACTGCTGGAAGTCATTTTAAAAGAGGCCGGCcaaagaaaaagggaaacagTATGAGTGAAGATGCTGATCCAAGTCCTTCATTGTTGTCAAAGCGTGAAAGCATGAGTGCTCAGGTCGAAGAGAAAGCTCCAGAATTCGATGATGCCAGTTTGAGAAAGCAGTCTAAAGAAAGAAGTGACTCAgaagcaaagaaacaaaaacgcttaagaaaaaatgaacttccCTCAAAGACTCCTAAGAAGATATCTCTGTCTTCTGGACGTGTAGTATCTTCAAAGAAATCAGTGGTCCTCAGTGAACCAGAGGAAAAGCCTGTCCACCAGCCAGTTGTGATTGCAGTAAGGAGATTTAATAAGCACCGCACTGCAGTCCCAACAGGCACAAAAAAGAAGTCTTTGGATGTTAATTCAGACGAGGATGTTGGGGAAGCATTTAGAGATAAG ATAAAATCATTAGACATGGATGGAAGTTACCTGGAAGAAACCCCACAACCAAAGCTCAAGAGGAAGCGTACTCCAAGGAAGGAAGTG TTTTCTGGAACTCCTGATCTTGGTGAGCAATTGGTTGGTAACAAAATAAAGGTTTGGTGGCCAATGGATAAGAG GTTCTATGAAGGAGTTGTTGATTCCTACGACCCCATCAAAAAGAAGCACAAG GTCCTGTATGCTGATGGGGATGAAGAGAAGCTTAATCTCAAAAAGCAGCGATGGGAATTCATTGAAGATGGTATCTTTCCAGTTCAA GGGCATGAGATTGATGTTCCAAAACCTGGTACTTCATCTGATAT ACTGCAAAAAGTGAACAGTGAAACCAAGTCagagtcaaaaaaaaaatcgaaggcTGTTTCATCCTCAAAAAG GAGCAGAGCTGCCAGCATTTCCAAAACCACCGCTAGAAGATTTGCTGGCAAATCTGCATATGGTGCTGTCCATGACGAACCAATTCGTGTTGACAAACCTGCAGATCATGACACATCTGGGCCAGGTAGTGGTTCAGAAGATGGTAAAAACACACCTGGGCCAGGCGGCAGTTCAAAAGATGATGGTGAAAATTCTACTGTCAAGTTGAAGATTCACGATCCACAACGGATTGATAACAACTCCAAGCAAGCAATGCCAGAGACTGTAAATACATCTGACAATGGAAGTCCCAAAGCTGGTACCGTGTTCTGTAGCTTCAACTCTGAGCAGACCATGCCAGTTGGTGCAACCCTATCCAAGGATGAAAGTTCCAGAGGGGGTGATGAATCTCATGGCTCAGATGGACCTAAGAGGGAACAGCAGGGGGAAGCGAGCTCTTCCCTTTCACCTGAAACTGACTAG
- the LOC7493223 gene encoding cinnamoyl-CoA reductase 1 gives MPVDASSLSGQGQTICVTGAGGFIASWMVKLLLDKGYTVRGTARNPADPKNSHLRGLEGAEERLTLCKADLLDYESLKEAIQGCDGVFHTASPVTDDPEEMVEPAVNGTKNVIIAAAEAKVRRVVFTSSIGAVYMDPNKGPDVVIDESCWSDLEFCKNTKNWYCYGKAVAEQAAWDMAKEKGVDLVVVNPVLVLGPLLQPTVNASITHILKYLTGSAKTYANSVQAYVHVRDVALAHILVFETPSASGRYLCSESVLHRGEVVEILAKFFPEYPIPTKCSDEKNPRKQPYKFSNQKLRDLGFEFTPVKQCLYETVKSLQEKGHLPIPKQAAEESLKIQ, from the exons ATGCCTGTTGATGCTTCATCACTTTCAGGCCAAGGCCAAACTATCTGTGTCACCGGGGCTGGTGGTTTCATTGCTTCTTGGATGGTTAAACTTCTTTTAGATAAAGGTTACACTGTTAGAGGAACTGCGAGGAACCCAG CTGATCCCAAGAATTCTCATTTGAGGGGGCTTGAAGGAGCTGAAGAAAGATTAACTTTATGCAAAGCTGATCTTCTTGATTATGAGTCTCTTAAAGAGGCTATTCAAGGGTGTGATGGTGTTTTCCACACTGCTTCTCCTGTCACAGATGATCCG gaaGAAATGGTGGAGCCAGCAGTGAACGGGACCAAAAATGTGATAATTGCGGCGGCTGAGGCCAAAGTCCGACGAGTGGTGTTCACGTCATCAATTGGCGCTGTGTACATGGATCCCAATAAGGGCCCAGATGTTGTCATTGATGAGTCTTGCTGGAGTGATCTTGAATTCTGCAAGAACACCAAg AATTGGTATTGCTATGGAAAGGCTGTGGCAGAACAAGCTGCATGGGATATGGCTAAGGAGAAAGGGGTGGACCTAGTGGTGGTTAACCCAGTGCTGGTGCTTGGACCATTGTTGCAGCCCACTGTCAATGCTAGCATCACTCACATCCTCAAGTACCTCACCGGCTCAGCCAAGACATATGCTAACTCTGTTCAAGCTTATGTGCATGTTAGGGATGTGGCACTAGCCCACATTTTAGTCTTTGAGACGCCTTCCGCCTCCGGCCGTTACCTTTGCTCTGAGAGCGTTCTCCACCGTGGAGAGGTGGTGGAAATCCTTGCAAAGTTCTTCCCTGAGTACCCCATCCCTACCAA GTGCTCAGATGAGAAGAACCCAAGAAAACAACCTTACAAGTTCTCAAACCAGAAGCTAAGGGATCTGGGTTTCGAATTCACCCCAGTAAAGCAGTGTCTGTATGAAACTGTTAAGAGTTTGCAGGAAAAGGGTCACCTTCCaatcccaaaacaagctgcagAAGAGTCTTTGAAAATTCAATAA